In the Silene latifolia isolate original U9 population chromosome 1, ASM4854445v1, whole genome shotgun sequence genome, atgatgataataatttgCCTGAAAAGGCTGTTGAAATGTACAAGTTAATGGAGAACGAAGGTATCGTTCCTGATGAGATTACTATTGCAAGTGCTATATCTGCTTGTGCTTCATTAGGTCTCCTAAGTATGGGTATGGAACTTCATGATATTGCTATCCGATCAGGATATATATCTTATGTGATAGTTTCGAATACTCTGATTGATTTGTACTCCAACTGTAACAACATTGATAAGGCTTTGGAGGTCTTTCATCGAATTCGAGACAAGAATGTGATATCTTGGACCTCAATCATTTCAGGGCTTCGCCAAAACAACAGGAGCTTTGAGGCTCTCTTTTTGTTTCGTAAGATGAAAGTTTCTTTAAATCCCAATTCAATCACTCTGGTTTCTGTCCTTTCTGCATGTGCAAGGATAGGTGCTTTGATGTGTGGGAAAGAGACTCATGCTTATGCGTTAAGGACCATGTTGGCTTCTGATGGATTTGTTCCAAATGCCATTTTAGATATGTATGTAAGGTGTGGGCGAATGGACCCCGCTTTGAATCAGTTCAACCACGGGTCGAAAGACATCACTGCCTGGAATATAATGCTCACTGGTTTTGCTGATAGAAAGCAAGGGAAACTTGCAGTTGAGTACTTTCATGAAATGCTATCTTCAAATGTGAATCCCGATGATATTACGTTTATATCCTTACTATGTGCTTGTGGTAGATCTGGTATGGTAGAGGAAGGGTTGGAGTACTTCGATGCCATGGAAACTAAATTCCATGTTTCTCGAAACCTGAAGCATTATGCCTGCATAGTTGATTTGCTTGGACGTGCAGGACGCTTGGAGGATGCTTATAAATTCATTCAGGAAATGCCTCTATATCCCGATCAAGCTATTTGGGGTGCCATATTAAATTCCTGTAGGATTCACCAGAATTTTGAGCTAGGGGAACTTGCAGCACGTAAAATATTTGAATCTGATAAACAAAGTATTGGATATTATGTTCTTGTGAGCAATTTCTATGCTGCATGCAATAAATGGGATGACCTTATTAGACTAAGAAAGATGATGAGGGAGAGGGGCATAATTGTCGATCCTGGATGTAGCTGGATAGAAGTTAAGGGGAAAGTACATGCATTCCTTAGTAATGACGAGTTTCACCCTGACATAAAAGAAGTTAATGCCGTTTTGAGAGCCTTTCACGAGAAAATGAGTGCTTCTGAACTAAATAAGGCTGAAAGTATTTCCGCAAATGGTTCAAAATCTGAGGTATTCTGTGGTCACAGTGAAAAGCTTGCCATTTCATTTGGGCTCATCAATACCGCTCCTGGTACTCCTATTTGGGTAACAAAAAATCTGTATATGTGTGAAAGCTGTCATAACACTGTAAAGTATATTTCAAAAGTTGTTCGCCGGGAAATATCTGTGAGGGATACTGAACAATTTCACCACTTCAAAGATGGTATTTGCTCTTGTGGTGATGAGGGTTACAAGGGAAATTCTTGAGGTCAAGGGCTTCTATGACTATAACTGCAAAGACGTGATAACAAGTGAGTGCCTTTTCACCCATATGTACCTAGCATGCATACTAATGTTAGTCTTCTTTACTTTAGACTTAACTATAGGTAATTTTTTATTGCCTGCTCTGCGTGTCTGGTCGAACATGACTCTGTGGTGTCTGAAATCACTGTTAAGTACTCCCAGTTCTTATTTACCTTCAACCAAGCCGGAAATTCGGAACTACCCCACTCCTCTTATTCATTCCATTCTATTTTAGACGGTGCTAAATTTGGTATTTAGGTTACTGAAAAGGGTTGTTAGTCTCTTCAGCTTATGGACTATGGAGTACTATGTTTTGGTCTTGGGACTCAGAGACGAATGTACTCCATTGGTAAATCTATCGCTCATTTTAAGCTACTAATGTTACTGGGGAATGGAAACCTTTGTTGACTTGTGCGAAAAGGCCAAAATGCCAGCAATATGCAACATTTATGTGAGGTAACACACAATTACAACAGCAGCCCCAATGCCTCAGAGGCTTCTGTCCGGGTGGTTCGCTGTAAGCAACCTTACCCATGTTCTGAGGACATATAGTATTTGTTTTCAAAGTTATTTTTGGAGGACTATTATTAAATTTTCCTGAGAAAAACAGCTTACATAATGCAAGAATGGAATCCGACTCTGTACCTTTGCAGAGTATTGTTGTGCAGCTAGAGAACTGGCGCACGCACAACACATGTAGTTTCGCTTAAACTACATTTGAAGAAACACACATTTGAGTACAACTTAGGACAATGGATAGAAAGACTAGCTTGCCTTTTGAACCCATCGTTGCTGCTTCCCAAAGTTCCTGGAGAAGTTCTTTGACACATTGATGGTTTTTATGTAGTGTTTTGAACTACTGTAGTGGATTACACCAATTGTTAAGAAGAGCTGAAATCAGGATAATAGATTAATAGCCATGCGGTGAAGTATCTCGAGCTGAATCAAGTTTCTTTTGAATAAAAAAAATTCCATCCTTCCCCCATTGTTTGTGTTATTCTTGCTGACTTTGATTATGGAACTATCTTCTCGGAATTTATGTTCAGATCAGATCCGCAGTTTCTGTCACTGACTCGAACTTTTCATTACTTCACTTTTATCATTTCTTATTCTCAAAAGGATGTTCTTCAAGAAACTGGTAAATTAAGGATCTGATCAGAACAGCAAGTCTGAACATCTTGCAGAAAACTTTCTTGTGATCAATCTTACTCAAATTGCTCATTTTCTCTCCGCAGACTATACAACATACAAATATTCCAGATTAATGGCTCC is a window encoding:
- the LOC141599541 gene encoding pentatricopeptide repeat-containing protein At1g15510, chloroplastic, which produces MAVSAKTLPFPPSPDSLNPLQSKPHKRKSLPLSPLYKTHRHLSLKPLPHFSLINKSSIDASSKDLSSTITELCSHGKLNDAINLLISFKELNFSIDDDAIIAILKLCEWRRAVREGLSVYYYVRDTRRGGFAIRLGNAILSMLVRFGNLDDSWFVFGRMEERDLFSWNVLVGGYAKAGFFDEALSLYHRMLWVGVRPDEYTFPCILRTCGGVPDLCRGREVHLHVLRFGFESNVDVVNALITMYVKCGDVYSARLVFDGMARRDRISWNAMISGCFENGEYLEGIRLFMRMRVGGIDPDFMSITSVVAACEVMGDEKLGRQVHGYVISSGLGVEVSVCNSLIQMYFGTGNWVEAERVFAEMSSKDVVSWTSMISGYDDNNLPEKAVEMYKLMENEGIVPDEITIASAISACASLGLLSMGMELHDIAIRSGYISYVIVSNTLIDLYSNCNNIDKALEVFHRIRDKNVISWTSIISGLRQNNRSFEALFLFRKMKVSLNPNSITLVSVLSACARIGALMCGKETHAYALRTMLASDGFVPNAILDMYVRCGRMDPALNQFNHGSKDITAWNIMLTGFADRKQGKLAVEYFHEMLSSNVNPDDITFISLLCACGRSGMVEEGLEYFDAMETKFHVSRNLKHYACIVDLLGRAGRLEDAYKFIQEMPLYPDQAIWGAILNSCRIHQNFELGELAARKIFESDKQSIGYYVLVSNFYAACNKWDDLIRLRKMMRERGIIVDPGCSWIEVKGKVHAFLSNDEFHPDIKEVNAVLRAFHEKMSASELNKAESISANGSKSEVFCGHSEKLAISFGLINTAPGTPIWVTKNLYMCESCHNTVKYISKVVRREISVRDTEQFHHFKDGICSCGDEGYKGNS